The following are encoded in a window of Catharus ustulatus isolate bCatUst1 chromosome 12, bCatUst1.pri.v2, whole genome shotgun sequence genomic DNA:
- the IDH3A gene encoding isocitrate dehydrogenase [NAD] subunit alpha, mitochondrial, with protein MAATAWMPTVSRLLGAFKSQKKVTRSFGNAVQTVTLIPGDGIGPEISAAVMKIFDAAKAPIQWEERNVTAIQGPGGKWMIPPEAKESMDKNKMGLKGPLKTPIAAGHPSMNLLLRRTFDLYANVRPCVSIEGYKTPYTDVNIVTIRENTEGEYSGIEHVIVDGVVQSIKLITEEASKRIAEFAFEYARNNQRSHVTAVHKANIMRMSDGLFLRKCREAAENCKDIKFNEMYLDTVCLNMVQDPSQFDVLVMPNLYGDILSDLCAGLIGGLGVTPSGNIGANGVAIFESVHGTAPDIAGKDMANPTALLLSAVMMLRHMGLHKHASKIESACFETIKDGKVLTKDLGGNAKCSEFTEEICRRVRDKD; from the exons ATGGCCGCGACCGCGTGGATGCCCACG GTTTCTCGGTTGCTAGGTGCtttcaaaagccaaaaaaaggTGACCAGAAGTTTTGGTAATGCT GTACAAACAGTAACTTTAATCCCAGGAGATGGCATTGGACCCgagatttctgctgctgtcatgAAGATCTTTGATGCTGCCAAA GCACCTATTCAGTGGGAAGAGAGGAATGTTACAGCTATCCAAGGACCAGGAGGGAAGTGGATGATACCCCCAGAAGCCAAAGAATCCATGGATAAAAACAAAATGGGattaaaag GGCCCCTGAAGACCCCGATTGCTGCAGGGCACCCGTCCATGAATCTGCTGCTGCGTAGAACCTTTGACCTGTACGCCAACGTGCGCCCGTGCGTGTCCATCGAGGGCTACAAGACTCCCTACACGGATGTGAACATCGTCACCATCCGCGAGAACACCGAGGGCGAGTACAGCGGCATCGAGCACGTG ATTGTTGATGGAGTTGTGCAAAGCATCAAGCTGATCACAGAGGAAGCCAGCAAGCGCATTGCAGAGTTTGCTTTTGAGTATGCCAGAAACAATCAGAGAAGCCATGTGACTGCAGTGCACAAGGCAAATATTAT GAGAATGTCTGATGGGCTTTTCTTGAGAAaatgcagggaggcagcagaaaaCTGTAAAGATATTAAATTCAATGAAATGTATCTGGATACTGTATGTCTGAAT ATGGTTCAAGATCCATCTCAATTTGATGTACTTGTTATGCCAAACTTGTATGGTGACATCCTCAG TGACTTGTGTGCTGGACTCATCGGGGGCCTTGGAGTAACACCCAGTGGGAACATTGGTGCCAACGGCGTGGCCATTTTTGAATCT GTTCATGGAACAGCACCAGACATTGCAGGGAAAGACATGGCCAATCCCACGGCCCTGCTGCTGAGCGCTGTAATGATGCTGCGCCACATGGGACTGCACAAACACGCCTCCAAGATTGAGTCAGCCTGCTTTGAAACCATCAAAGATGGAAAG gtctTGACAAAGGACTTGGGAGGCAATGCGAAGTGCTCGGAATTCACAGAGGAGATTTGCCGCCGAGTACGGGATAAAGACTaa